One Natronomonas moolapensis 8.8.11 genomic region harbors:
- a CDS encoding AAA family ATPase produces the protein MSSSSEEYTVEEAKENIGVLRRVAEDVVDAIENAEGEEVLEYLIEEQALDRLHDGERGLGQVRRGVLESPLASDRLKRIVSLRGDETPEEILVPQGVQRNAKVALEAGKPVVLYGPTGTGKTTFAKQLARETSIGYSLNTATPSWTPSDIIGGISPDYTGESLSYRTKLGCVSEAVERARDFDVKYGVILDEITRADISKIFGPLYTAIENPHQTIFETDEETTIELDERVNIICTMNMSDRTVNELDNAITRRFAMIELDEYEEDKRRQLFKHWITTYVTSETDLDENEILRLFERDYEGINHGNEATSQGPIMRFGPMHYRDVAVFLGVGCREGGEYEYDQTDAVGQAFRTYIVPRLLNAAAFPQIERIAEHYRALNGEFEDYDLSPAAELAERELEQERRQMGSYE, from the coding sequence ATGAGTAGCTCGTCGGAGGAGTATACTGTCGAGGAGGCAAAGGAGAACATTGGGGTTCTTCGACGTGTTGCCGAGGATGTCGTCGACGCGATCGAAAATGCAGAGGGTGAAGAGGTACTGGAGTATCTCATCGAAGAACAAGCGCTCGACAGATTACACGACGGTGAGCGTGGTCTCGGCCAGGTTCGTCGGGGCGTCCTCGAATCACCACTTGCATCCGACCGACTCAAGCGTATTGTGAGCCTCCGGGGCGACGAAACCCCTGAGGAAATTCTGGTTCCTCAGGGTGTTCAGCGAAACGCAAAGGTTGCACTAGAGGCTGGGAAGCCGGTCGTCCTCTACGGGCCGACCGGGACCGGGAAAACGACCTTCGCCAAGCAGCTCGCTCGGGAGACGAGCATCGGCTACAGTCTCAATACTGCGACGCCGTCGTGGACTCCGTCCGATATCATCGGTGGTATCAGTCCGGATTATACAGGCGAATCGCTCAGTTACCGTACGAAGCTCGGATGTGTCTCTGAGGCGGTGGAGCGTGCACGTGACTTCGATGTCAAGTATGGAGTGATACTCGACGAAATCACACGAGCGGACATCTCGAAGATTTTCGGACCCCTCTATACAGCCATCGAGAACCCCCACCAGACGATCTTTGAGACCGACGAGGAGACGACGATCGAACTCGACGAGCGGGTGAACATCATCTGTACGATGAATATGTCGGACCGAACGGTGAACGAACTCGACAACGCGATCACCCGCCGATTTGCGATGATCGAGCTCGACGAGTACGAGGAAGACAAACGTCGGCAGCTGTTCAAACACTGGATCACCACGTACGTTACCAGCGAGACGGATCTTGACGAGAACGAGATTCTACGGCTTTTCGAGCGTGATTACGAGGGGATCAATCACGGGAATGAAGCGACCTCACAGGGACCGATTATGCGGTTCGGCCCGATGCACTACCGTGACGTGGCAGTCTTCCTCGGCGTCGGATGTCGTGAGGGCGGCGAATACGAATACGACCAAACGGACGCAGTCGGCCAAGCGTTCCGTACCTACATCGTTCCTCGTCTGCTGAATGCCGCGGCATTCCCGCAGATCGAACGGATCGCAGAACACTACCGAGCACTCAACGGCGAATTCGAGGACTACGACCTATCACCCGCAGCTGAACTCGCAGAACGCGAACTCGAACAGGAGCGTCGCCAGATGGGTTCCTACGAGTAA
- a CDS encoding 5-methylcytosine restriction system specificity protein McrC produces MSTVDEVYEYGQDTFNIPERGKIRIEGCPSSILDQLRRASFTQESPGVFTKSQEAFDSDQEYEVVTVTVDGDDNETLHVEATDIVGVVSLTPSSKVQVDPKIDWEYIFDMLLAVYDQNRSIEYHGIPLQDFLSDDIHLDDVFVVLAINYLDGVERIQRNGYIRDLVIRRTNSLDGRGNIDVEQTLLNHARGTIEPQWIHNETEYNNAVNSLLHYAGKTLLRLFRQNAHENDHPAYDRIFSEVHREVERLESMEVDSGLDRMDEYREISLYDLPKQRQYYEKAFDISKAVMSSSLGQQLRDGPRELVVDYVLNMESLFEQYSQVVIERELNHINSYDHLGDLDDVTPVRSPSVKPFEGEGQIYHEPDHALQEGEETIAVLDSKYYAEGHDPVKESPSRSRLFSYAYLLQTERLAFLCPLLEPRRRQVAQTGAELQIVSPEGEFGLDAYDEVVHDYLHSVLVERAPELEAFRAVAEPKNELCIDGVDESDLERATDMSGPFTFKDARDFSLRIIKAAADEHSWDVRNRYDLEQDGDWTREQIETRCERRYEHTTTCVPVFRRDGGQEWIDLYFLENGTGEVEKEGPLKLL; encoded by the coding sequence ATGAGCACCGTCGACGAAGTCTACGAATACGGGCAAGATACCTTCAATATCCCCGAGCGGGGAAAGATCCGGATAGAGGGCTGTCCGTCGTCCATACTGGATCAGCTTCGTCGCGCGTCGTTCACCCAGGAGAGTCCCGGCGTTTTCACGAAGAGTCAGGAAGCATTCGATTCGGATCAAGAATACGAGGTCGTGACCGTCACAGTAGACGGTGACGACAACGAGACACTCCACGTCGAAGCGACGGACATCGTCGGCGTCGTGAGCCTCACACCATCGTCGAAGGTACAGGTCGATCCAAAGATCGACTGGGAGTACATCTTCGATATGCTGTTGGCGGTTTACGACCAAAACCGGTCGATCGAGTATCACGGCATCCCACTCCAGGATTTCCTCTCCGACGACATCCATCTCGACGACGTATTCGTCGTCTTGGCGATCAACTACCTCGACGGGGTGGAGAGGATCCAGCGGAACGGATACATCCGGGACCTCGTCATCAGACGGACGAATAGCTTGGACGGTCGCGGAAACATCGACGTCGAGCAGACGCTCTTGAATCACGCTCGGGGAACGATCGAGCCACAGTGGATTCACAACGAGACTGAATACAACAACGCTGTCAACTCACTGCTTCATTACGCGGGGAAAACACTCCTTCGACTGTTCCGACAGAACGCCCACGAGAACGATCATCCGGCGTACGACCGCATCTTCTCCGAGGTTCATCGGGAAGTAGAGCGACTAGAGAGTATGGAAGTGGACAGCGGGCTGGATCGGATGGACGAGTACAGAGAGATCTCGTTGTATGACCTTCCGAAACAGCGTCAGTACTACGAGAAAGCGTTCGATATTTCCAAGGCGGTGATGTCCTCGTCTCTCGGCCAGCAACTGCGTGACGGGCCCAGAGAGCTGGTCGTGGACTACGTCCTGAATATGGAGTCGCTCTTTGAGCAGTACTCCCAAGTCGTCATCGAACGGGAACTCAACCATATCAACTCCTACGACCACCTCGGTGACTTAGATGACGTTACTCCGGTTCGGTCACCGTCGGTCAAGCCGTTCGAGGGCGAAGGCCAAATATACCACGAGCCCGATCACGCGCTGCAGGAAGGCGAGGAGACTATCGCCGTGTTGGACTCGAAGTACTACGCTGAAGGCCACGATCCGGTGAAAGAGTCCCCGTCGCGGTCGAGGCTGTTCAGTTACGCCTACCTGCTACAGACTGAACGGCTCGCATTCCTCTGTCCGTTGCTCGAACCACGGCGACGACAGGTGGCACAGACGGGAGCCGAATTACAGATTGTCTCACCGGAAGGTGAGTTCGGGTTGGACGCGTACGACGAGGTCGTCCACGATTATCTCCATAGCGTCCTCGTCGAGAGAGCCCCAGAACTCGAAGCATTCCGTGCTGTCGCAGAGCCAAAGAACGAACTGTGTATTGATGGCGTTGACGAAAGCGATCTGGAACGTGCGACGGATATGAGTGGTCCCTTCACGTTCAAAGACGCACGGGACTTCTCCCTACGGATCATCAAAGCAGCTGCTGACGAACACTCGTGGGACGTTCGCAATCGATACGATCTGGAGCAGGACGGCGACTGGACGCGAGAACAGATCGAAACGCGGTGTGAACGCCGGTACGAGCATACGACGACGTGTGTGCCCGTCTTCCGCCGGGATGGTGGACAAGAGTGGATTGATCTCTACTTCCTTGAGAATGGGACCGGTGAAGTAGAAAAGGAAGGGCCGCTGAAACTGTTGTAA
- a CDS encoding DUF1156 domain-containing protein: MSEQSGSPPTERERTELPIERGFPIERVNEIAAKEGRAKMYYRPIYTMHKWWARRLGCVFRTISLYTLLDDPEKVEVFEPGQDNETLADWGDETQTNIASLIDRVDMSDPESLWELYSKDVRVADKKVLDPFMGGGTSLVEASRFGAEVVGNDLNPVAWFVTKKELEAGVTDVEELEAAFEQVKADVAEEITQYYKTLCPNGDHDADVMYNFWVKELDCVSCGHTVPLFKDYRVAAGRYENSDKYNVLCPDCGSVTLVDDWQSESVCNECGHGFVPKEGNVSRGGKYNCPDCGQKYNITDAIGEQGEFRTRLYALEYYCEHCDDKDLDRSEVKGYREALPSDLERAETAEKEWEEAEELKQFVPSLSIPKGSKTQSSSIDGSDVFEHGYEHWSDMFNDRQKLVLSKLLKSISEIEDQNLKEYLLLAFSDSLMFQNTFTIYNLSANKIEGVFKSNGFDPQMDFVENNVWGTEYGRGTFESTWRKLLRGIRYASAPTERYVEDGDSVETPEFGKPIGENSTLLYGDARTIDKEDEFDVVLSDPPYYDNIIYSELSDFFYVWLRVVLQTEYEHFDPTETPKEDSIVANPSQGKGVEEFEEEIKQAFATVRHCIKEDGAFCFTYHHSDSDSWGELLESLCEVGFEVTATYPVSADLNKLVIGESVSFDIVIIARPANDRDAASWNSLRRDIYRTARRTRKQLEENRDLSRGDIGVMEMGACFREYSKHHGKVQRDGEIMSAKEVVQEIYGIIQEASDIGVEDVFIDLLDSDNPSFDDVNKLCRGTNATPEELKEMRLYDQDDGFELGTWDTEKRRGYIQERVNGDGGDHLSNLDKLQFLRYRYEKGRAVQNYVDKWGVDDDLRELAGRLADVTGDDTYTRVLGDRDITSY; this comes from the coding sequence ATGTCTGAGCAATCCGGGTCTCCACCAACTGAACGCGAGCGGACAGAACTCCCCATCGAACGGGGCTTCCCCATCGAGCGCGTGAACGAAATCGCAGCGAAGGAAGGCCGGGCGAAGATGTACTACCGGCCGATCTACACGATGCACAAGTGGTGGGCCCGAAGACTCGGATGTGTTTTCCGCACAATTTCGCTGTACACGCTTCTCGACGACCCAGAGAAGGTCGAGGTCTTCGAGCCCGGACAGGATAACGAGACGCTCGCTGATTGGGGCGACGAGACGCAGACCAACATCGCATCGCTCATCGATCGCGTCGATATGAGCGACCCTGAGAGCCTCTGGGAACTGTATTCCAAGGACGTTCGCGTCGCGGACAAGAAGGTCTTGGACCCGTTTATGGGCGGCGGTACGTCGCTCGTTGAGGCGTCACGGTTCGGTGCCGAGGTCGTCGGTAACGACCTGAATCCTGTCGCATGGTTCGTCACGAAGAAGGAACTCGAAGCAGGCGTGACCGATGTCGAGGAATTAGAGGCGGCCTTTGAGCAGGTCAAAGCTGATGTTGCCGAAGAGATCACGCAGTACTACAAGACGCTCTGTCCGAACGGAGATCATGACGCCGATGTGATGTACAACTTTTGGGTGAAGGAGTTAGACTGCGTCTCCTGTGGGCACACGGTTCCGCTGTTCAAGGATTATCGAGTTGCTGCGGGGCGTTACGAAAATAGTGACAAGTATAATGTTCTCTGTCCCGACTGTGGTTCGGTGACGCTCGTAGACGACTGGCAATCGGAGAGCGTTTGCAACGAATGTGGGCATGGGTTCGTTCCGAAGGAAGGGAACGTCTCCCGTGGTGGGAAGTACAACTGTCCCGATTGCGGACAGAAATACAATATCACTGATGCAATCGGAGAGCAAGGCGAGTTCAGAACACGCCTCTATGCTTTAGAATATTACTGTGAACACTGCGACGATAAGGACTTGGACCGCTCCGAGGTGAAGGGCTACAGAGAAGCGCTACCTAGCGACTTAGAGAGAGCCGAAACTGCGGAGAAGGAGTGGGAAGAAGCGGAAGAGCTGAAGCAGTTCGTACCAAGCTTATCCATTCCAAAAGGATCCAAAACCCAGTCTTCGTCGATTGATGGTAGCGACGTGTTCGAACACGGCTACGAGCACTGGTCGGATATGTTCAACGACCGCCAGAAACTCGTATTGTCGAAACTGCTGAAATCCATTTCAGAGATCGAAGATCAGAATCTAAAAGAGTACCTTCTGCTTGCTTTCTCAGACTCTCTGATGTTCCAGAACACATTTACCATTTATAATCTCTCTGCGAACAAGATTGAGGGTGTGTTTAAGAGTAATGGGTTTGATCCCCAGATGGACTTTGTTGAGAACAATGTCTGGGGAACAGAGTACGGAAGAGGCACATTTGAATCTACGTGGCGAAAGCTTTTGCGGGGAATCAGGTACGCATCGGCACCGACTGAAAGATATGTCGAGGATGGAGATAGCGTTGAAACCCCCGAGTTTGGAAAGCCTATCGGTGAAAATTCGACGCTCCTGTACGGTGACGCTAGAACAATCGATAAGGAAGATGAATTCGACGTTGTGCTATCAGATCCGCCATATTATGACAACATCATTTACTCTGAGCTTTCTGACTTTTTTTACGTTTGGCTACGGGTCGTGCTCCAAACCGAGTATGAGCACTTCGACCCGACCGAGACGCCTAAAGAAGACAGTATTGTCGCTAATCCGTCGCAGGGGAAGGGTGTTGAAGAGTTTGAGGAAGAAATCAAACAAGCGTTCGCCACCGTCAGACACTGTATAAAAGAGGATGGTGCATTTTGTTTCACCTATCATCATAGTGACTCGGATTCGTGGGGTGAACTCTTAGAATCACTTTGCGAGGTCGGGTTCGAGGTAACTGCTACGTATCCTGTTTCGGCCGACCTCAATAAATTGGTAATAGGTGAGTCGGTTTCGTTCGATATAGTTATTATTGCACGTCCAGCAAACGACCGCGACGCAGCGAGTTGGAACTCACTCCGCCGAGACATCTACCGAACAGCCCGCCGCACCCGCAAGCAACTCGAAGAGAACCGTGACCTCTCCCGTGGCGACATCGGCGTGATGGAGATGGGTGCGTGTTTCCGCGAATACTCCAAGCACCACGGTAAGGTCCAGCGCGACGGCGAGATTATGTCCGCGAAAGAAGTCGTCCAGGAGATCTATGGGATCATCCAAGAAGCCAGCGACATCGGCGTCGAGGACGTGTTCATCGATCTCCTCGATAGCGACAATCCATCCTTCGATGATGTGAACAAACTCTGCCGGGGGACGAACGCCACGCCCGAGGAACTGAAAGAGATGCGTCTCTACGATCAGGACGACGGCTTCGAACTCGGGACGTGGGACACCGAGAAACGCCGAGGGTACATCCAAGAGCGCGTCAACGGCGACGGCGGTGACCACCTCTCGAATCTCGACAAGCTCCAGTTCCTGCGCTACCGCTACGAGAAGGGTCGGGCCGTCCAGAACTACGTCGACAAGTGGGGTGTCGACGACGACCTGCGCGAACTCGCCGGGCGGCTGGCGGACGTGACGGGCGACGACACCTACACCCGAGTACTTGGGGATCGGGACATTACGAGCTACTAA
- a CDS encoding nucleotidyltransferase, translated as MTREATFGSDAIRGQFSELAGLLEDELTVYLIGGGALTLDDLKNATKDIDLIVREQAELQRLWQVLTAAGYEPEEELSEEYDELGAAFILQNDRRRFDVFHEQVAGVIRLTQSMVDRSRHLFDEGHLTVRAVSLNDIFLFKAVANREDDVDDMVRIAQTGIDEDVIVDEVHTQLELLGRDEFIGAMKHKLDRLRDQGYVFDIHEEINVLHDRVQDGRAVSTAIDALREHEYSDDLYRGVPEPAIQRRVGDETASSGIEWLEQIGVIERASDGSVVRTENSE; from the coding sequence ATGACTAGAGAAGCTACCTTCGGCTCGGACGCGATTCGGGGACAGTTCAGTGAACTTGCAGGCCTGCTTGAAGACGAGTTAACGGTCTATCTCATCGGTGGGGGTGCGCTCACACTGGACGATCTCAAGAACGCCACGAAGGACATCGATTTAATCGTCCGGGAACAAGCCGAACTCCAGCGATTGTGGCAGGTACTGACGGCTGCGGGATACGAGCCCGAAGAGGAGCTTTCTGAGGAATACGACGAACTCGGGGCTGCGTTCATTCTGCAAAACGACCGACGGCGGTTTGACGTGTTTCACGAACAGGTGGCCGGCGTCATCCGACTGACTCAGTCGATGGTCGATCGGAGTCGTCACCTGTTCGACGAGGGGCATCTCACCGTCAGAGCGGTTTCGTTGAACGACATCTTCCTGTTCAAAGCCGTCGCCAATCGAGAGGACGATGTCGACGATATGGTCCGGATCGCCCAGACGGGAATCGACGAGGACGTAATCGTCGACGAGGTTCACACCCAGCTCGAATTGCTTGGGCGAGACGAGTTCATCGGCGCGATGAAACACAAACTGGACCGGTTGCGTGACCAGGGGTACGTCTTCGATATTCACGAGGAAATCAACGTGCTCCACGACCGAGTTCAAGATGGTCGGGCGGTCAGCACCGCCATCGACGCACTTCGAGAACACGAATACAGCGACGACCTGTACCGGGGTGTTCCAGAGCCGGCCATCCAGCGACGCGTCGGTGATGAGACTGCGTCGTCGGGGATCGAATGGTTAGAACAGATCGGCGTAATCGAACGGGCGTCGGACGGCTCGGTCGTGCGTACTGAGAACTCCGAGTGA
- a CDS encoding helix-turn-helix domain-containing protein, translated as MIRKRDLRVLSVVDSPKGRQELADELNYREDTVSGALSDLARRDLIDKERKGNRVIAKPGDARCVEVYQSLTRSNPHIDFPDLLTPSLLNILYYLSSDEAWTATELTEHTGHARATIYRGLRTLTNRAIAVKQHSRYRLTEEFNELHVFAYELQHHTHRVRIKQDLEGGTIVWESHEEFLVRTETAIELPDYHRTGLDAFAEHGLQFFTTSEQYYFYSPERESLTPEDLFCHLLLIENDSRHRKYALLLAVKTDLSPERLQTVADDYGITEIVEPLLEFLETDGKKSSEATPRWEEFETLADEYGVEL; from the coding sequence ATGATAAGAAAGCGAGATCTACGTGTTCTCTCGGTAGTTGACTCCCCGAAAGGGCGTCAGGAGCTGGCAGACGAACTAAATTACCGAGAGGACACGGTATCGGGCGCTCTCAGCGACCTAGCTCGGCGTGATCTCATCGACAAGGAACGGAAGGGAAACAGAGTCATCGCCAAACCAGGCGATGCGCGCTGTGTTGAGGTGTATCAGTCACTCACACGATCGAATCCGCATATCGATTTCCCGGATCTACTCACCCCGTCCTTGCTGAATATCTTGTATTACCTGAGTAGCGACGAGGCGTGGACGGCAACCGAATTGACAGAGCACACAGGACACGCCCGAGCAACGATTTATCGCGGACTCAGAACGCTCACGAACCGAGCGATCGCCGTCAAGCAGCATAGCCGATACAGACTCACCGAAGAATTCAACGAGCTGCACGTCTTCGCGTACGAGCTCCAGCATCACACCCACCGTGTCCGGATCAAACAGGATCTTGAGGGCGGAACGATCGTCTGGGAATCCCACGAAGAGTTTCTCGTCCGCACCGAGACTGCTATTGAGCTACCGGACTACCACCGAACGGGACTCGATGCGTTTGCCGAACACGGGCTCCAATTTTTCACGACTTCAGAGCAATACTATTTCTATTCACCAGAGCGCGAGTCCCTCACGCCCGAGGACCTGTTCTGTCACTTGCTCCTCATCGAAAACGACTCTCGCCACCGGAAGTACGCGCTCTTGTTGGCTGTGAAGACGGATCTTTCACCGGAGCGTCTACAAACGGTTGCAGACGACTACGGGATTACGGAGATCGTCGAACCGCTGTTGGAGTTCCTAGAGACGGACGGCAAGAAGTCGTCGGAAGCAACGCCACGGTGGGAAGAGTTCGAAACGCTGGCCGACGAGTACGGGGTCGAACTATGA
- a CDS encoding DUF499 domain-containing protein has product MAETESLPRTLDDTVTLSRELREDGQIDGQVKLYNVEDDDEFESDAELFFDRTLMTQGLREALSILRDSLTGDDPRGTHILYGPYGSGKSHQMVALYHCFDAPAAATDWASGSVDGFESALPDNATPITVAMQNEQYEYLWEPFFEALNYDPGTFESGGYPDMQTIRDAVGDETIAFLVDELEDWFDTLQGDRKSSNKAFLQSLLESTALSDLDLYTIVSVLREGSEVHDILNREQAVEVNMNNQVDKREVLRHRLIDDIDESAAREIVNGYFDAYDQSDHVTLPDDLLADMHDLYPFHPVLLDALETRYYADEGNQNTRGMIYLFSKVLLEMQDQTDLITHGDIDAIEFENELAKINYERLNAATGDINNRVDTDDVPHGRRVLNTILLYSLKPSEGEGADVSEIVMGAYQTGDLVADIVLDLERLHGVAWHLHKLNGKYAIRDRQNPNALIRNAATDVSETAAKAEIADFITDIFGSNAYPVGFRTNDIRDIPESRETKVVVKDDQWTQKEVEKAITNDGHGREWRNTLVFVQPAGDKAIESGTRYIDKARYIEGARQVLADESLDEEIRESIESMKEQEVNELQEELQLLYGEVLDGDDLLNEFDLAAPMDLDVYVLDGAELSASNIADSAAADPFDLQTHVWPIVEDLLDRRGEISIEDIYEQFLRDPELPIPGSANDVLNATVKALEGKLILARDSSGFRDDLSGSSLDTVLVHKDAVGVWGVDDVEQELRQRFGSGTTALDIGNFELELVQDGEIWIDGDSHDIIMRAAGRLNREDQYVIVRGNEILDKPQSDATLRDVGSATVVGGSYLSEQVEESIDENGYAKLDTIIGELRSDESVFLPPDETETVAREAVNDFLVDDYVLEAGGRYLESLGDRDPTTVKIVPTVPGRIGEQIIEYIGDLESGEQFTVNKVTDRFDDSVTEYMVRTFLLENIGKDEEPEYVVNTTGSDKASDWVPGYPFRKYDPGRGIWRFKYNGDDVAAMRKKWRDEHQTGEVEVGDVTFMLPDREGVPAALQGTADTERTQISLTLQSEQDYTKVQDMFERMPDEATSLKVEISFQK; this is encoded by the coding sequence ATGGCCGAGACTGAGTCCTTGCCCAGAACTCTCGATGACACGGTCACCCTGAGCCGTGAGCTTCGGGAGGATGGACAAATAGACGGACAAGTAAAACTCTACAATGTCGAAGATGACGACGAGTTCGAATCGGACGCCGAACTCTTCTTCGATAGGACGCTGATGACCCAAGGACTTCGAGAGGCCCTCTCCATTCTCCGAGATTCACTCACCGGTGACGACCCACGAGGTACGCATATTCTCTATGGCCCGTACGGAAGTGGGAAGTCCCACCAGATGGTTGCCCTCTATCACTGCTTCGACGCCCCCGCTGCTGCAACTGATTGGGCCAGCGGCTCAGTAGATGGATTCGAGTCGGCGCTCCCTGATAACGCGACTCCGATAACAGTCGCAATGCAGAACGAACAATACGAGTACCTCTGGGAACCGTTCTTCGAAGCATTGAACTACGACCCAGGGACGTTCGAATCTGGCGGCTACCCCGATATGCAGACGATCCGAGATGCCGTTGGGGACGAAACTATCGCGTTTCTTGTCGACGAGCTTGAAGACTGGTTCGACACACTTCAGGGTGACCGCAAGAGCTCAAACAAGGCGTTTCTGCAATCACTACTTGAATCGACAGCCCTCTCCGATCTCGACCTATACACGATCGTCTCTGTTCTTCGTGAGGGTTCTGAGGTTCACGACATTCTGAATCGGGAACAAGCGGTCGAAGTCAATATGAACAATCAGGTGGACAAGCGAGAAGTCCTGCGCCACCGCCTCATCGACGATATTGACGAGAGCGCCGCCCGCGAGATCGTCAACGGCTATTTTGACGCGTACGACCAGTCCGACCACGTCACGCTTCCCGATGATCTCCTGGCAGATATGCACGATCTCTACCCGTTCCACCCTGTGCTTCTCGATGCCCTCGAAACACGCTACTATGCCGACGAGGGGAACCAGAACACCCGCGGGATGATCTATCTCTTCTCGAAGGTCCTTCTCGAAATGCAGGATCAGACAGATCTGATCACGCACGGCGACATCGACGCGATCGAGTTCGAAAACGAGCTGGCGAAGATCAATTACGAACGGTTGAACGCGGCGACAGGCGACATCAACAACCGCGTCGACACTGACGACGTACCTCACGGCCGCCGGGTCCTGAACACGATTCTCTTGTATTCGCTGAAACCCAGTGAGGGAGAAGGAGCCGATGTCTCGGAGATCGTGATGGGCGCGTATCAGACCGGAGACCTCGTCGCCGACATCGTGCTGGATCTCGAACGGCTCCACGGGGTGGCATGGCATCTCCACAAACTCAACGGGAAGTACGCAATCCGCGATCGGCAGAACCCGAACGCACTCATCCGGAACGCCGCAACCGATGTGTCCGAAACGGCAGCGAAAGCCGAGATTGCGGACTTCATTACGGACATCTTCGGCTCGAACGCGTATCCGGTCGGGTTCCGTACGAACGACATCCGAGACATCCCCGAATCTCGTGAAACCAAGGTCGTGGTGAAAGACGACCAGTGGACACAAAAAGAAGTGGAGAAAGCCATCACGAACGATGGACATGGCCGTGAGTGGCGCAACACGCTCGTGTTCGTCCAGCCGGCTGGCGACAAGGCCATCGAATCCGGAACACGGTACATCGACAAGGCTCGGTACATCGAGGGGGCTCGACAGGTGCTTGCAGACGAGTCTCTCGACGAAGAGATCCGTGAGTCCATCGAGAGTATGAAAGAGCAGGAAGTGAACGAACTCCAAGAGGAACTCCAGTTGCTCTATGGAGAGGTCCTCGACGGCGACGACCTACTCAACGAATTCGACCTTGCGGCTCCGATGGACCTCGATGTGTACGTCCTAGATGGCGCTGAGCTGAGCGCATCCAACATCGCTGACTCCGCAGCTGCGGACCCCTTCGATCTTCAAACCCACGTCTGGCCGATCGTCGAAGACTTACTCGACCGTCGTGGTGAGATTTCAATCGAGGACATCTACGAACAGTTCCTGCGAGATCCCGAACTCCCCATCCCCGGAAGCGCAAACGACGTACTGAACGCTACCGTCAAAGCGCTAGAAGGAAAGCTAATTCTTGCCCGCGATTCGAGTGGATTCCGTGACGACCTCTCCGGTAGTTCGCTCGATACAGTACTCGTCCACAAAGATGCCGTCGGGGTATGGGGCGTCGACGACGTGGAACAAGAACTCCGACAACGGTTCGGAAGCGGGACGACAGCGCTCGACATCGGGAACTTCGAACTCGAACTCGTTCAAGACGGAGAGATCTGGATCGACGGGGACAGCCACGACATCATTATGCGAGCTGCCGGTCGGCTCAACCGTGAGGATCAGTACGTCATCGTCCGGGGGAACGAGATTCTCGACAAACCACAGTCGGACGCGACGCTGCGTGATGTCGGGAGCGCGACCGTAGTTGGGGGATCTTACCTCTCTGAACAGGTTGAAGAGTCGATCGACGAGAACGGGTACGCGAAACTCGATACGATTATTGGGGAGCTCCGCAGCGACGAGAGCGTGTTCCTACCACCGGATGAAACTGAGACCGTCGCACGTGAAGCGGTCAACGACTTCCTCGTGGATGATTACGTCCTCGAAGCTGGTGGTCGATACTTGGAGTCGCTCGGTGATCGTGACCCGACGACAGTCAAAATCGTTCCGACGGTTCCCGGTCGGATCGGTGAGCAAATCATAGAGTACATCGGAGATCTCGAATCCGGAGAGCAGTTCACTGTGAACAAGGTGACGGACCGATTCGATGATAGCGTCACCGAGTATATGGTCCGGACGTTCTTGCTTGAGAACATCGGCAAGGACGAAGAACCCGAATACGTCGTCAACACGACCGGGTCGGACAAAGCGTCCGACTGGGTGCCGGGGTATCCATTCCGGAAGTACGACCCGGGGAGAGGCATTTGGCGCTTCAAATACAACGGAGACGATGTTGCAGCGATGCGGAAAAAGTGGCGTGACGAACATCAGACGGGCGAGGTCGAGGTAGGGGATGTCACATTTATGTTGCCCGACAGAGAGGGTGTTCCCGCTGCCTTACAGGGAACTGCCGATACTGAACGAACCCAGATAAGCCTGACACTGCAATCTGAGCAGGACTACACGAAGGTGCAGGACATGTTCGAACGGATGCCGGATGAGGCGACGAGCCTGAAAGTCGAAATTAGCTTCCAGAAGTAG